From one Idiomarina sp. X4 genomic stretch:
- the trmH gene encoding tRNA (guanosine(18)-2'-O)-methyltransferase TrmH: MSPERYLRINQMLDKRQPDLTVIMENVHKNHNLSAVVRSADAVGVHEMHAVWLTKKARLSGGTALGSQNWVKIHNHRSMDDAISTVREQGMQVVVTHLSEHSVDFRDIDYTKPTAILLGQEKYGVTERALAQADHHVMIPMVGMVQSLNVSVAGAVMFYEAQRQRELAGMYQSPQMSAQERHRVLFEGGHPIYAKACKRKGIAYPELDESGQIMADDTWWQSMREKR, from the coding sequence ATGAGTCCTGAACGCTATTTAAGAATTAACCAAATGCTTGATAAACGCCAGCCTGACTTAACGGTGATTATGGAGAATGTTCATAAGAACCATAACTTGTCAGCGGTGGTGCGCTCTGCCGACGCAGTGGGTGTACACGAAATGCATGCGGTATGGCTGACTAAAAAGGCAAGACTATCGGGTGGCACTGCACTAGGCAGTCAAAACTGGGTGAAAATTCATAACCACCGGTCTATGGATGACGCTATAAGCACTGTGCGTGAGCAGGGAATGCAGGTTGTGGTGACGCACTTATCAGAGCATTCAGTCGACTTCAGAGACATTGATTACACGAAACCAACGGCGATTTTACTTGGGCAGGAAAAGTACGGGGTGACTGAGCGGGCGTTGGCGCAAGCTGACCATCATGTGATGATACCCATGGTGGGAATGGTGCAGTCGTTGAATGTGTCAGTGGCAGGAGCGGTAATGTTTTATGAAGCACAGCGTCAGCGTGAACTGGCTGGTATGTATCAGTCGCCTCAAATGAGTGCGCAAGAGCGTCACCGAGTGCTTTTTGAGGGCGGCCACCCCATTTATGCGAAAGCGTGTAAACGCAAAGGTATAGCTTATCCTGAGCTCGATGAGAGCGGTCAAATTATGGCGGATGATACTTGGTGGCAAAGCATGCGGGAAAAACGTTAA
- the recG gene encoding ATP-dependent DNA helicase RecG gives MPESGLHRIPLTVLKGVGDKVAVKLKKLGLESVSDALLHLPLRYEDRTRIESVAQLRQGMSTNVLVTVRHADIKYGRRRMLICQASDDTGSISLRFFQFSAAQLKQFAAGTKILAFGEVRRGMTGWEMIHPEYKVMRGDDAVPTEDTLTPVYPMTEGVTQGLLRKVIEQALSYLTPGALPELLPNTLQPHHLSLEQAILTLHKPPKDVSLQALEQGEHPAQQRLAMEELIAHQLSMLQLRHSKQQQAGFKVAGSGRLTQPFLSQLPFSPTNAQQRVVDEITGDMAQGAPMMRLVQGDVGSGKTLVAALSALSAIEAGYQVALMAPTELLSEQHAITFEQWLSSLGVNVAWLSGKSKGKRRTELLDQLKAGDIHLLVGTHALFQNDVEYQNLALVIIDEQHRFGVHQRLQLREKGVQAGVHPHQLIMTATPIPRTLAMTAYADLATSIIDELPPGRTPVTTVAVPDTRRQDVVERVRDVCQSEGRQAYWVCTLIEESDVLECQAAEDTANDLQEQLPGLNIGLVHGRLKHEQKEQVMQAFKAGDVDLLVATTVIEVGVDVPNASLMIIENPERLGLAQLHQLRGRVGRGSVASHCVLLYHSPLSQTAQQRLGVLRESNDGFVIAQKDLEIRGPGELLGHRQTGLAALKVADLERDEPLIPEAQRIAEIVLKEYPQSANALIERWLPRRDHYAQV, from the coding sequence GTGCCGGAAAGCGGGCTGCACCGAATTCCATTAACGGTGCTAAAAGGCGTTGGAGACAAAGTAGCGGTTAAGCTGAAAAAGCTTGGGCTTGAGTCTGTCAGTGACGCGTTATTGCACCTGCCGCTTCGTTACGAAGATCGCACCCGTATTGAATCGGTCGCTCAGCTGCGCCAAGGCATGTCGACGAATGTGTTGGTCACTGTCAGGCATGCTGATATTAAATATGGTCGTCGGCGTATGTTGATCTGTCAGGCGTCGGACGACACCGGCAGCATCTCGTTGCGGTTCTTTCAATTCAGTGCCGCTCAGTTGAAGCAGTTTGCCGCCGGGACAAAGATTCTGGCATTCGGTGAAGTGCGGCGTGGTATGACTGGATGGGAGATGATTCACCCGGAATACAAAGTGATGCGGGGGGACGACGCTGTGCCCACCGAAGATACGCTGACACCGGTATACCCTATGACTGAAGGGGTCACTCAAGGGCTACTAAGAAAGGTCATAGAGCAAGCACTGAGTTACTTAACCCCGGGAGCCTTACCTGAGTTACTCCCCAATACGTTGCAGCCACATCATTTATCATTGGAACAGGCTATTTTAACGCTTCACAAGCCTCCGAAAGACGTGTCTCTGCAAGCGCTTGAACAAGGTGAACACCCTGCCCAGCAGCGGCTGGCCATGGAAGAGCTTATTGCTCACCAATTAAGTATGCTGCAACTGCGACATTCGAAACAGCAGCAAGCCGGCTTTAAAGTGGCGGGTTCAGGGCGTTTAACTCAGCCCTTTTTAAGCCAGCTTCCGTTTTCTCCGACGAATGCACAACAGCGTGTAGTGGATGAAATTACCGGTGATATGGCACAGGGCGCCCCTATGATGCGGCTTGTGCAGGGCGATGTCGGCTCAGGTAAAACACTGGTGGCTGCGCTGAGCGCCTTATCGGCTATTGAGGCAGGATACCAGGTTGCGCTAATGGCCCCCACCGAACTGCTGTCCGAGCAACACGCCATTACGTTCGAGCAGTGGTTAAGTTCGCTGGGCGTTAATGTTGCCTGGTTAAGCGGTAAGTCGAAAGGCAAACGCCGTACCGAGCTACTCGACCAATTAAAGGCCGGCGATATTCATCTGTTAGTGGGTACTCACGCGCTTTTTCAAAATGACGTTGAATATCAGAACCTGGCGTTAGTTATTATTGATGAACAGCACCGTTTTGGGGTACATCAACGGTTACAATTGCGGGAGAAAGGTGTTCAGGCGGGTGTGCATCCGCACCAATTAATTATGACGGCAACGCCAATACCCCGAACATTAGCCATGACGGCTTATGCGGACTTGGCCACGTCCATTATCGACGAATTGCCGCCGGGGCGAACCCCGGTGACAACGGTGGCGGTGCCGGATACACGACGACAGGACGTAGTCGAGCGCGTGCGGGACGTGTGTCAGAGCGAAGGCCGGCAAGCGTATTGGGTGTGTACGCTTATTGAAGAGTCTGATGTATTGGAATGCCAGGCAGCGGAGGACACCGCTAACGATCTTCAAGAGCAATTGCCGGGGTTAAATATCGGATTAGTGCATGGCCGCCTCAAGCATGAACAAAAAGAACAGGTTATGCAGGCATTTAAGGCGGGTGACGTTGATCTTTTGGTGGCAACAACGGTTATTGAAGTCGGAGTGGATGTCCCCAATGCGTCGTTGATGATCATTGAAAACCCAGAGCGCCTTGGTTTAGCGCAGTTGCATCAGTTGCGGGGACGTGTTGGTAGAGGTTCGGTGGCCAGTCACTGTGTGCTGCTTTACCACAGCCCGCTGTCGCAAACTGCCCAGCAGCGGCTCGGCGTCTTGCGTGAAAGTAACGACGGCTTTGTGATTGCCCAGAAGGATTTAGAAATTCGTGGACCGGGTGAATTGCTTGGTCATCGACAGACAGGTTTGGCGGCGTTAAAAGTGGCGGACTTAGAGCGTGACGAGCCGCTTATTCCGGAAGCTCAGCGAATTGCTGAAATTGTATTGAAAGAGTATCCGCAAAGCGCAAATGCGCTGATTGAGCGGTGGTTACCAAGGCGTGACCACTATGCTCAAGTGTGA
- the ubiE gene encoding bifunctional demethylmenaquinone methyltransferase/2-methoxy-6-polyprenyl-1,4-benzoquinol methylase UbiE yields the protein MNDRKDDSIDFGYQKVARSEKKNLVANVFQSVAAKYDVMNDLMSFGIHRLWKRYTIDCSGVRKGMKILDIAGGTGDLTAQFSRRVGPEGEVVLADINDAMLKVGRDKLRDRGVVGNVRYVQADAEELPFDDNTFDVITIAFGLRNVTDKDKALRSMLRVLKPGGRLLILEFSKPVSATLNQVYDFYSFNILPKMGQVVANDADSYQYLAESIRMHPDQNTLKSMMETAGYEKVDYQNMTGGVVALHRGYKF from the coding sequence ATGAACGATAGAAAAGACGATTCGATAGATTTTGGCTACCAAAAAGTCGCCAGAAGTGAAAAGAAAAACCTGGTCGCCAACGTGTTTCAATCGGTTGCGGCTAAATACGATGTCATGAACGACTTAATGTCGTTTGGCATTCATCGGTTATGGAAACGTTACACCATTGATTGTAGCGGTGTTCGTAAAGGTATGAAAATACTGGACATTGCTGGTGGTACAGGCGACTTAACCGCGCAATTTTCGCGCCGGGTGGGTCCGGAAGGTGAAGTGGTGTTAGCGGACATTAATGACGCTATGTTAAAAGTTGGCCGCGACAAACTGCGTGACAGAGGTGTTGTTGGCAACGTGCGTTATGTGCAGGCAGACGCGGAAGAATTGCCGTTTGACGACAACACTTTCGATGTTATTACCATTGCTTTTGGTCTGCGTAACGTGACCGACAAAGACAAAGCATTGCGCTCTATGTTGCGTGTTTTAAAGCCTGGCGGTCGACTGTTAATTCTGGAGTTTTCTAAACCTGTATCAGCCACCTTAAATCAGGTGTACGACTTTTACTCGTTTAATATACTGCCCAAAATGGGGCAGGTGGTTGCGAATGACGCCGATAGTTATCAGTATCTGGCGGAATCGATTCGTATGCATCCTGATCAGAACACTCTAAAGTCGATGATGGAAACCGCCGGCTACGAAAAAGTCGACTATCAAAATATGACAGGCGGTGTTGTCGCTCTGCATAGAGGATATAAGTTCTAA
- a CDS encoding ubiquinone biosynthesis accessory factor UbiJ — translation MTLLPLLPTVLFEKLANSLLKKDAQSSERLRRLAGKRIRLKLKELPFTTTVSVDEAGIYISTADSDDVDCCISTELGVLPELQDTANLTRLIKADQLDIDGDPMLAQQLVGLFKSLDVDWEAELANTLGDAPAHWFMKLWHKSRSHVEKRLEESKRWFKGVVTDEKQLLPTREEFNEFKDNMQQLRAKVERLQRQFGERKS, via the coding sequence ATGACGTTATTACCGCTATTGCCAACGGTTCTGTTTGAGAAGTTAGCAAATTCGCTGTTAAAAAAAGACGCGCAAAGCTCTGAAAGACTGCGCCGTTTAGCGGGTAAACGCATTCGGCTGAAACTTAAAGAGTTGCCATTTACAACCACCGTTAGTGTGGATGAAGCGGGTATTTATATCAGCACGGCGGATAGCGATGACGTTGACTGCTGCATAAGCACTGAACTTGGCGTTTTACCGGAACTGCAGGATACCGCCAATTTAACGCGTCTAATTAAGGCTGATCAGCTCGATATTGATGGCGACCCTATGTTGGCGCAACAACTGGTGGGCTTGTTTAAGTCGCTGGATGTCGACTGGGAAGCCGAATTGGCGAATACACTCGGAGATGCCCCCGCACATTGGTTCATGAAACTGTGGCACAAAAGTCGAAGCCACGTCGAGAAAAGGTTGGAAGAAAGTAAACGTTGGTTTAAAGGCGTTGTCACAGATGAGAAACAGTTGCTTCCAACGCGCGAAGAATTTAATGAATTCAAAGACAATATGCAGCAATTGCGTGCAAAAGTAGAGCGCCTGCAAAGGCAGTTCGGGGAAAGGAAGAGCTAA
- the ubiB gene encoding ubiquinone biosynthesis regulatory protein kinase UbiB codes for MRTRRFYKITKTLLTYGLDDLIPARWLPWTIRLGRHALFWMPNKHKDKPAGVRLRLALEQLGPVWVKFGQMLSTRRDLLPPDIAIELARLQDKVPPFNGEAAQKIIEKSLNLNSIDDCFIDFDTTPLASASIAQVHTAQLKQADDIVDVVIKVIRPDIRETIHADLELMETLASVAARHLPDGRRLKPKEVVKEYRKTLLDELDLLREAGNAIQLKRNFENSDMLYIPVVYSDYSRHNVMVMERIDGIPVSDVDTLRARGVDMKKLAERGVEVFFTQVFRDSFFHADMHPGNIFVAKDDPLHPRYIGIDFGIVGTLNRDDKRYLAENFLAFFNRDYRKVAELHVDSGWVPRHTNIEEFESAIRTVCEPIFEKPLAEISFGHVLINLFNTARRFEMEVQPQLVLLQKTLLYIEGLGRQLYPELDLWKTAKPFLERWMNEQLGWRAVVRSVKENAPYWAEKMPEIPNMIYDSLRQYQTQPKQNDYRWQALLRAQKQASTSTFWTVLSASGLICTTLLWTDTELSAPTIGSGIMTILLAVMAWRSRPKTSNGEFN; via the coding sequence ATGCGGACTCGGCGTTTTTACAAAATCACTAAAACCTTACTGACTTACGGGCTGGATGACTTAATTCCGGCTCGTTGGCTACCCTGGACGATACGCTTAGGTCGTCATGCGTTATTCTGGATGCCGAATAAGCACAAAGACAAACCGGCTGGGGTTCGCCTAAGGTTAGCGTTGGAACAGCTGGGGCCAGTTTGGGTTAAATTTGGTCAAATGCTGTCAACTCGCCGTGACTTACTGCCGCCGGATATTGCTATTGAGCTGGCGCGCTTGCAGGACAAGGTACCGCCATTCAACGGTGAAGCGGCCCAGAAGATCATTGAGAAGTCGTTAAACCTGAATAGTATCGACGATTGTTTTATTGATTTTGACACGACACCTTTGGCTTCGGCCTCGATTGCCCAAGTGCATACTGCGCAGCTAAAACAGGCGGACGATATTGTCGACGTGGTCATTAAAGTCATTCGGCCAGATATTCGTGAAACCATTCATGCCGACCTTGAGTTGATGGAAACACTGGCCTCTGTGGCGGCGCGACACCTGCCCGACGGGCGTCGGCTAAAGCCCAAAGAAGTGGTTAAAGAATACCGTAAGACATTGCTAGACGAGTTGGACTTATTGCGTGAAGCGGGCAATGCGATTCAGCTTAAGCGTAACTTTGAAAACTCTGACATGCTCTATATTCCGGTGGTTTACAGTGACTACAGCCGCCATAACGTAATGGTGATGGAGCGCATTGACGGCATACCGGTGAGCGATGTTGATACTCTGCGAGCCCGTGGTGTCGATATGAAAAAGCTGGCTGAGCGCGGTGTTGAAGTGTTCTTTACACAAGTATTCCGCGACAGCTTCTTTCACGCCGACATGCATCCTGGCAATATTTTTGTCGCCAAAGACGACCCGTTGCACCCACGCTATATTGGCATCGATTTTGGTATTGTCGGTACCCTGAACAGGGACGACAAACGCTATTTGGCGGAAAACTTTTTGGCCTTTTTTAATCGCGACTATCGAAAAGTCGCTGAGCTGCATGTTGACTCCGGTTGGGTACCCCGCCACACCAATATCGAAGAGTTCGAATCGGCGATTCGCACGGTTTGTGAGCCTATCTTCGAAAAGCCACTGGCGGAAATTTCGTTTGGACATGTACTGATCAATTTGTTTAACACTGCCCGCCGTTTTGAAATGGAAGTGCAGCCGCAGCTAGTGCTACTGCAAAAAACCCTGCTTTATATTGAAGGCTTAGGACGTCAGCTTTACCCCGAGCTGGATTTGTGGAAAACCGCAAAACCTTTCCTTGAGCGCTGGATGAATGAGCAATTAGGTTGGCGTGCCGTTGTTCGCTCGGTAAAAGAGAATGCGCCTTACTGGGCGGAAAAAATGCCGGAAATTCCGAACATGATTTACGACAGTCTGCGCCAGTATCAAACGCAACCTAAGCAAAATGACTATCGTTGGCAAGCGCTGCTTCGCGCGCAAAAGCAGGCCTCAACGTCAACCTTCTGGACCGTGTTAAGTGCCAGCGGACTCATTTGTACCACGCTATTATGGACGGACACCGAATTGTCGGCGCCAACTATCGGCTCTGGTATAATGACGATATTACTAGCCGTCATGGCCTGGCGAAGCCGGCCGAAAACGTCGAACGGCGAATTTAACTAA
- the tatA gene encoding Sec-independent protein translocase subunit TatA yields the protein MGISPWQLIILLVIVVLLFGTKRLRNMGSDLGNAVKGFKKSMNDEADNKDDKEKKKESLQDKEQHDDSDTSGKP from the coding sequence ATGGGTATATCACCTTGGCAGTTAATCATTCTGCTCGTTATTGTTGTTTTACTGTTTGGCACCAAGCGTTTACGTAATATGGGATCAGACTTGGGTAATGCTGTGAAAGGCTTCAAAAAGTCAATGAATGATGAAGCTGACAACAAAGACGATAAAGAAAAAAAGAAAGAGTCGCTGCAAGACAAAGAGCAACATGACGACTCGGACACCTCTGGAAAGCCTTAA
- the tatB gene encoding Sec-independent protein translocase protein TatB, translating into MFDIGFWELLLIAIVGLLVLGPERLPSAIRGFQRMLSGVRQYTQKVQSELDHELRIKELHEHLKQAESQDLENLSPELQRSLVELRNAAADVQRPYSKRPDDSNSPNTADKSRDSE; encoded by the coding sequence ATGTTCGATATTGGCTTTTGGGAGTTATTGCTGATAGCAATTGTCGGGCTGCTGGTACTTGGACCCGAGCGGCTCCCTTCTGCCATTCGTGGCTTCCAACGTATGCTTAGCGGTGTGCGCCAATACACGCAAAAAGTCCAAAGTGAACTCGATCATGAACTTCGTATTAAAGAGTTGCACGAGCACTTAAAACAGGCAGAAAGTCAGGACCTCGAAAACCTTAGCCCTGAATTGCAGCGTTCGCTGGTTGAACTAAGAAATGCCGCCGCAGACGTTCAACGTCCCTATTCGAAAAGGCCGGATGACTCAAATTCACCGAATACGGCAGATAAGAGCAGGGACAGTGAATGA
- the tatC gene encoding twin-arginine translocase subunit TatC — MSDSPLLNHLLELRNRLLRSVLVVLVVFAALAYFANALYNLLAQPLLVALPDDAQMIATDVAAPFFTPFKLTFVIALALAIPYLLWQLWAFIAPGLYRKEKRLVVPLLVSSTLLFYAGIAFAYFVVLPIAMAFFTGAAPEGVTVATDISRYLDFVLAIFMAFGIAFETPVAIMLLIWSGVSTRESLARKRPYIIVGAFTVGMLLTPPDVISQTLLAIPMWLLFELGLQISRWYTPAKSNDKEQADEA, encoded by the coding sequence ATGAGTGACTCACCGTTACTGAACCACTTGCTGGAATTGCGTAATCGACTGTTGCGATCGGTGCTCGTGGTGTTGGTGGTGTTTGCGGCATTGGCTTATTTTGCTAATGCTCTTTATAACTTGCTTGCGCAGCCGCTGCTAGTGGCCCTACCCGACGATGCTCAGATGATAGCAACCGATGTGGCCGCTCCCTTTTTTACGCCCTTCAAGCTGACATTCGTCATCGCACTGGCGCTTGCCATACCCTATTTGTTATGGCAACTCTGGGCCTTTATTGCCCCCGGTCTGTACCGAAAAGAAAAGCGTTTAGTGGTACCGCTACTGGTGAGCAGTACGTTGTTGTTTTATGCAGGTATTGCGTTTGCGTATTTTGTGGTGTTGCCTATTGCCATGGCCTTTTTTACCGGTGCGGCTCCCGAAGGCGTTACGGTTGCGACGGATATAAGCCGTTACCTCGATTTCGTCCTGGCCATATTTATGGCCTTTGGTATTGCGTTTGAAACGCCTGTTGCCATTATGCTGCTGATATGGAGCGGTGTCAGTACTCGCGAATCGTTGGCACGTAAACGTCCCTATATTATTGTGGGGGCGTTTACTGTCGGTATGCTGTTAACGCCGCCGGACGTTATTTCGCAAACTTTACTGGCTATTCCCATGTGGCTGCTGTTTGAGCTGGGTTTGCAAATAAGTCGCTGGTACACACCCGCAAAGTCGAATGACAAAGAACAGGCTGATGAGGCTTAA
- a CDS encoding TatD family hydrolase has translation MWFDAGVNLTNKRLLKALPEVMEAAEKAGVTRQLIIATSLEETREAIKLCEQYPQQLVMTAGIHPHDAGEAPKSFADELRALAEHKAVVAIGECGLDFNRNYSPQDTQEQVFVAQIKLANELNLPLYLHERDATDKQIELLNRYCDDETTCLTHCFTGGPAELERYLERGHWFGVTGWICDERRNSELLTALPSIPLERLVLETDAPFLLPRGIKPRPKMNEPKYLPVIGTAVAEALDISAEALAEQTTDNAKRLFNLG, from the coding sequence ATGTGGTTTGATGCTGGAGTGAATTTAACCAACAAACGGTTATTGAAGGCGTTGCCTGAAGTGATGGAGGCTGCGGAAAAAGCTGGAGTGACAAGGCAGCTGATTATAGCGACCTCGCTCGAAGAAACGCGAGAAGCGATAAAGCTTTGTGAGCAATATCCACAGCAGTTAGTAATGACTGCTGGTATCCACCCCCATGACGCTGGAGAAGCCCCCAAAAGTTTTGCTGATGAGTTGAGAGCACTTGCTGAGCACAAAGCTGTTGTTGCTATTGGCGAGTGCGGGCTGGACTTTAACCGAAATTATTCGCCTCAAGACACTCAAGAACAAGTATTCGTTGCGCAAATAAAGTTAGCGAATGAGCTCAACTTGCCGTTGTACCTCCACGAGCGAGACGCTACTGATAAACAAATTGAATTGTTGAACCGCTACTGCGATGATGAGACAACTTGTTTAACGCATTGCTTTACTGGCGGGCCAGCAGAATTAGAGCGGTATTTGGAGAGAGGTCACTGGTTTGGCGTAACAGGGTGGATTTGTGATGAACGTCGTAACAGCGAATTACTGACCGCTTTGCCGAGTATTCCGCTTGAGCGTTTAGTACTGGAAACCGATGCACCGTTTTTACTGCCCCGAGGCATTAAGCCGCGGCCTAAAATGAATGAGCCAAAGTATTTACCGGTTATTGGGACTGCAGTAGCAGAGGCGCTGGATATATCGGCGGAAGCACTGGCGGAACAAACCACTGACAACGCCAAGCGATTATTTAACCTAGGGTAA
- a CDS encoding sensor domain-containing diguanylate cyclase, with amino-acid sequence MLMILVIGMVVAFSANAQLLSKTGSSLGIEYTNSEKKLSLEEVKRLNDEQWSALESDRASFGYTTDEYWFRFQLQGSNTDRVLHIAYPLLDELSIYIQTDAGIKTYELGDTKPFHERPIPTSEFAVPLPGGTNGMVYISATSQSSMRLPIAVRSNIGFFETQMNRRIAEGIYFGVLLCMAVYNLFGFVASREPEFGLYSLYTVFFAGLMLSLEGLGFHYLWPESIYLQDKGIPIFGSLTFLTAALFAYQLLELKRYRNTLGRGLMVMAFLSAASLVVGIFASYRISIHMLLILAAPGCFFLLLVGAYLWRKGFLYARIFTLAWCSLLLSVVANSLGYLGVIDSMFIQRHAIMLGSGIEILLLSWVLAVRYNEQRKERLAAQQKYNQELEENVEERTFELQIALRELQDVNSELEQKNMEDPLTGLYNRRYFQQHLERELRRTLRRELPLALLMIDVDRFKPINDTHGHMVGDQILKQLANLMRQHAKRAADVVCRYGGEEFAIILPETDLDDARIFADQLLSMVREQRFETDVGEQRITISAGVISTSNRIFDNVDELFKAADEALYTAKNQGRDQVAEQ; translated from the coding sequence ATGCTGATGATACTTGTCATCGGTATGGTCGTTGCGTTTTCAGCGAACGCACAGTTACTGAGCAAGACAGGGTCGTCTTTAGGCATTGAATACACAAACAGTGAGAAAAAGCTGTCACTGGAAGAGGTAAAACGGCTTAATGACGAGCAATGGTCTGCCTTAGAATCAGACAGAGCCTCCTTTGGTTACACAACTGACGAATATTGGTTTCGATTTCAGTTACAAGGTTCAAATACCGACAGAGTGCTGCACATTGCTTATCCGCTGCTCGATGAGTTGAGTATTTACATACAAACGGATGCGGGTATAAAAACGTATGAGCTCGGCGATACGAAGCCGTTTCATGAGCGTCCAATTCCCACGTCTGAATTTGCGGTACCACTGCCTGGAGGCACCAATGGCATGGTATACATTAGCGCGACCAGCCAAAGCTCTATGCGGTTGCCAATAGCGGTGCGATCGAACATCGGCTTCTTTGAAACTCAAATGAATCGGCGTATTGCTGAAGGTATCTATTTCGGAGTTCTGTTGTGTATGGCGGTGTATAACCTGTTCGGCTTTGTCGCGTCGCGAGAGCCGGAGTTTGGTCTGTACTCGTTATATACCGTGTTTTTCGCCGGTCTGATGCTCTCTTTGGAAGGTCTGGGTTTTCACTACCTCTGGCCCGAGTCCATTTATCTTCAGGATAAAGGCATCCCCATATTCGGTAGCCTGACATTTTTAACTGCCGCTCTATTTGCCTATCAGCTATTAGAGCTGAAGCGATATCGAAATACACTGGGACGTGGGTTGATGGTTATGGCATTTTTGTCCGCCGCCAGTTTAGTGGTGGGGATATTTGCCAGTTATCGAATCAGCATTCATATGCTACTGATCCTGGCCGCCCCGGGGTGCTTTTTCTTGTTGTTGGTGGGTGCTTACTTATGGCGTAAAGGTTTCCTGTACGCTCGGATTTTTACATTGGCGTGGTGCAGCTTATTGCTGTCTGTGGTTGCAAACTCGCTCGGTTATTTGGGTGTCATAGACAGCATGTTCATTCAACGCCATGCCATCATGCTCGGTTCAGGGATAGAAATACTGCTACTTTCTTGGGTATTGGCAGTGCGCTACAACGAGCAGCGCAAAGAACGCCTGGCGGCGCAGCAAAAGTACAATCAAGAGCTTGAAGAAAATGTTGAAGAACGCACTTTTGAGCTGCAAATTGCGTTGCGTGAATTGCAGGACGTGAATAGTGAGCTCGAGCAAAAGAATATGGAAGATCCGCTCACGGGGCTTTATAACCGTCGCTATTTCCAGCAACACCTTGAACGCGAGTTACGCAGAACGTTGCGCAGAGAGTTACCATTGGCGTTACTGATGATTGACGTCGACCGTTTCAAACCCATTAACGATACCCACGGACACATGGTGGGTGACCAAATTTTAAAACAGTTAGCTAACTTAATGAGGCAGCACGCTAAGCGAGCCGCTGATGTCGTTTGTCGATATGGTGGCGAAGAGTTTGCTATTATTCTGCCTGAAACGGACCTTGATGATGCGCGGATCTTTGCTGATCAACTGCTAAGTATGGTTAGGGAGCAGCGCTTTGAAACTGATGTCGGAGAACAGCGTATCACCATCAGTGCCGGTGTTATTTCAACTAGCAATCGTATTTTTGATAACGTGGATGAGCTTTTCAAAGCCGCAGATGAGGCCTTGTATACCGCTAAGAATCAAGGTCGTGATCAGGTGGCTGAGCAGTAA